agaatatattttacattgttttgttcaaaaaaaaaaaaaaaactttttggttgacaaataatcgattgaataatcataattattatttttctataatcgagcagcccttgtaaaagtgacattttttgtAATGACTGATAATGTGATGTATGTCTTACTGATGagtatcgtgatatatcgtatcgtgacttGCAAATCATGAATCATATCGTATGGTCAGATTTATGGCAAATCACACCCCTACTATAGTGGTAATGAAACActttataaatcaagtccatttaccatttatttcaACATTCTGCAACACCAATCCATTCAAAGTTCTTTTAGAAACACTATGAAATTGTTTGATGCAGATAATCAAGAAAACTAAAATCCTCTCTGCAAGTTCAATAACTGTTTATCAAACTTTCCTAAAATCCTCAGAAGCTGGAAAGGAAGTGATTTCTGGCTCTTTGCACATTAACTGATCAAACAGTCGCTTTTTCAGATGTTGAAACTCATCACTGGGCAGAAGATGCCTTTGTAATATTTCAATAGCAGCCTCTTCTGTCACAAGCTCAAAGTCGGtcttatttttaaaaggtaaatgtCCAGCCAGTTCACACAGAGCAACGTTGAACGCAGATTCCTCTTTGGCTCCGAAGCAGGATAGCCTTGGCCACACGACTATTCTAACTCCCCTTCTTAAACAGCAATCCTTCTCACCTGGTGGACTTCCTCTAGTCAGGAACACGTTGTGAGCGATGTTTTCTTTCACCAAATAATCGGTGACTTGACAGACAGCTTTGGCAACCTCGCGTACTTCTTTGCGCTCCGCGTAAAACAGAAAGCCTGCAGGAAAGTCGCACAGGTACATTCCTTTGTGAGGAATCAAAGGTTGAACTGGCACGGATTCGATCCTCAGGTTGTAGTGGAGGTAATATCcatggaggtggaggtggttgATGGAGGCAAAGGCTCCCAGACTGTTGAAGCCCACGCGAAAAGCCGTCTGGGAGCTCAGCAGCACAGATTCAATACCAACCTGAATCGCAAACGGAGTCAGAATCTGTGGGAAACAACGGGATGGATCTGGAACGAACAGACAATGTCCAAACTCCAAAGGGCTGACGTTAACCAGTACCACCATCCTGCAGTGGGATGAGGAAAGTTCACCTCCGTCTGTGGCCTCCAGCATCTCAAACAGAATTTCATCTGGATTGATTTTGTTAAAGTTGAACTGTTTTGGATTAAACTCCTGTTGGATGCTCAGTATCTCCTGAGGCTTTCTTCTCTCAATGCCTCGTTCCACATTCAGCTGAGCCACAAAGCCATGAGGTCCCGGCAGGACGCGGCTTTGTAGGTCGCCCAGACGGTAGCGGAAAAGCCCCCTCTCCATCCTGTCTGTCCAGCCAGCCTGGACGATCCTGTCAAAGTCTGTCAGTGACGACGTCATCGAGGGACCATCTCTCTGTCCAAAAACATCGCTCACAAAGTCCTGACGGCTGTAAACAAACTGGAGCGGCATGATGGGATATGATCTGATGGGCAGTAAGAACAGGTAGGAAATAGGAATCAGGTCAGGCCAAACATT
This genomic window from Gouania willdenowi chromosome 6, fGouWil2.1, whole genome shotgun sequence contains:
- the gdpgp1 gene encoding GDP-D-glucose phosphorylase 1, yielding MPLQFVYSRQDFVSDVFGQRDGPSMTSSLTDFDRIVQAGWTDRMERGLFRYRLGDLQSRVLPGPHGFVAQLNVERGIERRKPQEILSIQQEFNPKQFNFNKINPDEILFEMLEATDGGELSSSHCRMVVLVNVSPLEFGHCLFVPDPSRCFPQILTPFAIQVGIESVLLSSQTAFRVGFNSLGAFASINHLHLHGYYLHYNLRIESVPVQPLIPHKGMYLCDFPAGFLFYAERKEVREVAKAVCQVTDYLVKENIAHNVFLTRGSPPGEKDCCLRRGVRIVVWPRLSCFGAKEESAFNVALCELAGHLPFKNKTDFELVTEEAAIEILQRHLLPSDEFQHLKKRLFDQLMCKEPEITSFPASEDFRKV